From Parcubacteria group bacterium ADurb.Bin159, the proteins below share one genomic window:
- the cysS_2 gene encoding Cysteine--tRNA ligase → MKQEKRKHINSPIYLFDTYQREKRQFAPLEQGKVKIYTCGPTVYDYPHIGNLRAYIFADILRKMFEFNGYQVRHVINITDVGHLTSDADTGEDKIELSARKQKRSAFEITEFYTEIFKQNLLDLGVEPPTVWSKATDHISEQIALVQKIEEVGYTYLTSDGVYFDTSRLSNYGYLARLDVKGIEPGARVDLGEKKNPTDFALWKFSPKGKKRQMEWPSPWGVGFPGWHLECSAMAMKYLGETIDIHTGGVDHIPVHHTNEIAQSEAATGKQFARYWLHVAFLTSHGKKMAKSEGNFVTLQDIVQRGYDPLSFRYLVLTSHYRSSLNFTWQGLRGAQKALMSLREKVLSWGNDHDTPDEKLLKEFRIRINNDLNTPQVIALLWEVADSSLTPEKKRATLLEFDRVLSLGLASSSTREIPEEVMALVQERESLRKKGWWKESDRMRQEILKRGYEVRDTPVGPKVVRKGL, encoded by the coding sequence ATGAAACAAGAAAAGAGAAAACACATAAACAGCCCTATCTATCTTTTTGACACCTATCAGAGAGAAAAAAGGCAGTTTGCCCCCCTTGAACAGGGCAAGGTTAAGATATACACTTGCGGACCGACAGTGTACGACTATCCGCATATCGGGAACCTTCGAGCCTACATCTTTGCGGATATACTCCGCAAAATGTTCGAGTTCAATGGGTATCAAGTGCGGCATGTAATCAACATCACGGATGTGGGGCACTTGACCTCCGACGCCGACACCGGCGAGGACAAGATCGAGCTAAGCGCTCGCAAACAGAAACGGTCCGCGTTTGAGATCACCGAGTTCTACACAGAGATATTCAAGCAGAATCTGCTTGATCTCGGCGTAGAGCCGCCAACGGTTTGGAGCAAGGCGACGGATCACATCAGTGAACAAATCGCCTTGGTTCAGAAGATAGAGGAAGTAGGTTATACGTATTTGACTTCCGATGGCGTCTATTTCGACACCAGTCGGTTGTCAAATTATGGCTACCTCGCTCGGTTAGACGTCAAAGGTATTGAGCCAGGAGCTCGGGTTGATCTCGGAGAAAAAAAGAACCCGACTGACTTTGCTCTGTGGAAATTCTCTCCCAAAGGCAAAAAAAGGCAGATGGAATGGCCGAGTCCTTGGGGGGTGGGATTTCCGGGATGGCATCTTGAGTGTAGCGCCATGGCGATGAAGTACTTAGGGGAGACAATCGACATCCATACAGGAGGCGTCGATCACATCCCGGTTCACCACACCAACGAGATAGCGCAATCGGAAGCGGCCACTGGCAAGCAGTTCGCTCGCTACTGGCTACATGTGGCATTCCTGACAAGCCACGGCAAAAAGATGGCAAAAAGCGAGGGAAACTTCGTAACTCTACAAGACATAGTTCAAAGGGGTTACGATCCACTCTCTTTTCGCTACCTTGTCCTGACTTCTCATTATCGCTCAAGCTTGAATTTTACTTGGCAGGGACTGCGGGGAGCTCAAAAAGCCTTGATGTCCCTGCGTGAAAAAGTTTTGAGTTGGGGGAATGATCACGATACCCCCGACGAAAAACTTCTCAAGGAGTTTAGGATTCGAATAAACAACGATCTCAATACTCCTCAAGTAATAGCGTTGTTGTGGGAAGTTGCTGACTCTTCTTTGACTCCAGAAAAGAAAAGGGCTACCCTCTTGGAATTTGATAGGGTTCTCAGTCTTGGGCTTGCCAGTTCTTCTACCAGAGAAATTCCGGAAGAAGTTATGGCGCTTGTTCAAGAACGTGAATCCTTGAGAAAAAAAGGATGGTGGAAAGAGTCCGATCGCATGCGTCAGGAGATACTCAAAAGGGGGTACGAAGTTAGAGACACTCCTGTCGGCCCAAAGGTTGTCCGCAAGGGGTTATAG
- the ftsE gene encoding Cell division ATP-binding protein FtsE, whose product MIKFLNVSKFYPPSTYALRDVSFHIHPGEFVSIVGQSGAGKSTIIKLLIAEEKPTQGRIIVGGWDITHITPKETPILRRQVGVVFQDFKLLPKKTVYENIAFALRVVATPRKKIKSLVSQVIKIVGLEGKESRFPHELSIGEVQRAAIARALIHRPKILLADEPTGDLDPLTTRDIVELLNKINEFGTTVLLVTHNREIVNFLKRRVITLERGVIIGDQMNKGRYVV is encoded by the coding sequence ATGATTAAATTTCTTAATGTTTCAAAATTTTATCCTCCCTCAACTTACGCTTTAAGAGATGTTTCTTTTCATATTCACCCCGGAGAATTTGTTTCTATAGTCGGTCAATCTGGAGCCGGCAAGAGCACGATTATTAAATTGTTAATTGCCGAAGAGAAACCAACCCAAGGCAGAATTATTGTAGGCGGATGGGATATCACACATATTACTCCCAAAGAAACACCTATTCTCCGACGGCAAGTAGGTGTTGTTTTTCAAGATTTTAAATTGCTCCCTAAAAAAACAGTTTATGAAAATATTGCTTTTGCTTTGAGGGTAGTGGCTACTCCTAGGAAAAAAATAAAATCGCTGGTTTCACAGGTTATCAAAATAGTTGGTTTGGAAGGGAAAGAAAGCCGTTTCCCTCACGAGCTTTCTATTGGCGAGGTTCAACGTGCGGCTATTGCCCGGGCATTAATTCATCGGCCGAAAATTCTTTTAGCCGATGAGCCTACTGGTGATTTAGACCCTTTAACTACACGTGATATTGTAGAGCTTTTAAACAAAATTAATGAATTCGGCACTACTGTTCTTTTGGTCACGCACAATCGAGAAATAGTTAATTTTTTAAAAAGAAGAGTTATCACTTTAGAGCGTGGAGTTATTATCGGCGACCAAATGAACAAAGGAAGATACGTGGTATAA
- the dnaJ gene encoding Chaperone protein DnaJ, whose translation MDYYETLGVPKDAKPEQIKEAFRRLAQKYHPDKPGGDAAKFKEINEAYQVLSDAQKRAQYDQYGSAFTEAQQKGGFSGFEGFRDWINWAEAMKEEQSRQKEEESSFNDFFDLGDIFSDFFSFGSSRGARQRSAQTNRDIILPLTLEFEEAALGTEKEISFSRFEPCSECQASGLAKGSKMKTCSYCQGQGQIRQNRSTIFGTFSQVSTCPECQGTGQMPEKKCPKCQGEGRIKNTSHTKVKIPAGVNDGGVIKFVGQGHFADNKKGTLYLRIKVKPHPIFQREGDDIYLTQEIPLTTAVLGGKIEVPTLEGKVFLKVPEGTNFGQEFILRGKGVPHLKGRGRGNEIVRLTIKIPKHLTKKQKQLFENLNL comes from the coding sequence ATGGATTATTATGAAACTCTTGGCGTTCCCAAAGATGCCAAGCCAGAACAAATAAAAGAGGCCTTTCGCCGTTTAGCTCAAAAATATCATCCGGATAAGCCGGGTGGGGATGCGGCTAAATTTAAAGAAATAAACGAGGCCTATCAAGTTCTTTCTGATGCTCAAAAAAGAGCTCAATATGATCAATATGGTTCAGCTTTTACTGAAGCGCAGCAAAAAGGAGGATTCTCCGGCTTTGAAGGTTTTCGTGATTGGATAAATTGGGCAGAGGCAATGAAGGAAGAACAATCTCGTCAAAAAGAAGAAGAATCTTCTTTTAATGATTTTTTTGATTTAGGAGACATTTTCAGCGATTTTTTTAGCTTTGGTTCTTCGCGAGGAGCAAGGCAAAGAAGCGCTCAAACTAACAGGGATATAATTTTACCCTTAACTTTAGAATTTGAAGAAGCGGCTTTAGGTACGGAAAAAGAAATTTCTTTTTCCCGCTTCGAACCCTGCTCTGAATGTCAGGCTAGTGGATTAGCTAAAGGCAGCAAAATGAAAACTTGTTCTTATTGTCAAGGTCAAGGACAGATTCGTCAAAATCGTTCTACTATTTTTGGTACTTTCTCACAAGTTTCCACTTGTCCAGAATGTCAAGGCACAGGGCAAATGCCAGAAAAAAAGTGTCCGAAATGTCAAGGTGAAGGAAGAATAAAAAACACTTCTCATACCAAAGTCAAAATTCCTGCGGGAGTAAATGACGGAGGAGTGATTAAATTTGTTGGTCAAGGCCATTTTGCTGATAACAAAAAGGGGACGCTTTATTTAAGAATTAAAGTAAAGCCCCATCCTATTTTTCAAAGAGAAGGCGATGATATTTATTTGACACAAGAAATTCCTTTAACTACCGCTGTTTTAGGCGGGAAAATAGAGGTCCCTACTTTAGAAGGTAAAGTTTTTTTGAAAGTTCCTGAAGGTACGAATTTTGGCCAAGAATTTATTTTGCGCGGCAAAGGTGTTCCCCATCTTAAGGGACGAGGCAGAGGCAATGAAATTGTGCGTTTAACTATAAAAATTCCCAAGCACTTAACCAAAAAACAAAAGCAACTATTTGAAAATTTAAATTTATAA